In Variovorax paradoxus, a single genomic region encodes these proteins:
- a CDS encoding putative bifunctional diguanylate cyclase/phosphodiesterase, giving the protein MNFSAPPPTLTASVDGELLSRMVRADQLVMVRRSVLAAIPINIVLSFTATLVALNSGRAFEGLCWLMLSLAVNGVRSYVCRWPFAPSRGVLLDSSVATSPKGRPVEWHLRLSAALAGVSGLVWALIPLLCSGYSSPQAVFYLTVVCGICAGSVTYGTAFAFVPISFITPALLSVAGCLVYSGGFDNVSLAAMVLLYLGALVRSALHSERAFREGSRLRNEATAMTEQLRQVHALSLEATQQLSFRASHDSLTGLLNREGFTEAATLHIVASRGQQHCLLLLDLDGFKAVNDAFGHKVGDRVLQDVAGWLQRELTDLRAVLSRWGGDEFAVLYSLQGARQAPAAIAQALIRSISFATAHYGGHLGVSIGISVSGDADIADMISFADEALYEAKRTGRNRYQFFDAPLNLRLGTRRDVERDLLNAIEARAIGVWYQPIMGCDGKHIHSLEALMRWHHPRHGHIAPEEVIFAAANTGVAEPLLRHLVDEVCRAMRQLEAAGSVLANVPIAINVSPREMAQLAVDDIVLGMLKTRGIAPARLQIEITEEVALDTHATRSRLSALSAAGVTIVVDDFGVGYSSLASLRSEYVRQVKIDRSFILGLAASPGNVVLVDSIVQLGRSLNIQVVAEGVETQEELDVLRTLGCTLVQGYHLARPAPLPDMTAWAEARARSAAIISASGASPA; this is encoded by the coding sequence GCCGCGCGTTCGAAGGGCTGTGCTGGCTGATGCTGTCGCTCGCGGTGAACGGGGTGCGCAGCTACGTCTGCCGCTGGCCGTTCGCGCCCTCGCGCGGCGTGCTGCTGGACAGCAGCGTGGCAACCTCGCCCAAGGGGCGCCCGGTCGAGTGGCACCTGCGGCTGTCGGCGGCGCTGGCCGGGGTCTCGGGCCTGGTCTGGGCGCTCATTCCGCTGCTGTGCAGCGGCTACTCGTCGCCCCAGGCGGTGTTCTATCTGACGGTGGTCTGCGGCATCTGCGCGGGCTCGGTGACCTACGGCACGGCCTTCGCGTTCGTGCCGATCAGCTTCATCACGCCGGCTTTGCTGTCCGTGGCAGGCTGCCTGGTGTATTCGGGCGGCTTCGACAACGTGAGCCTGGCCGCGATGGTGCTGCTGTACCTCGGGGCGCTGGTGCGCAGCGCGCTGCACAGCGAACGGGCCTTCCGCGAGGGCAGCCGGCTGCGCAACGAGGCCACCGCCATGACGGAGCAATTGCGCCAGGTGCATGCGCTGTCGCTGGAGGCGACGCAGCAGCTCTCGTTCCGTGCCTCTCATGACTCCCTGACCGGGCTGCTCAACCGCGAAGGCTTCACCGAGGCGGCGACGCTGCACATCGTCGCGTCCCGCGGCCAGCAGCACTGCCTGCTGCTGCTCGACCTGGATGGCTTCAAGGCGGTGAACGACGCCTTCGGCCACAAGGTCGGCGACCGGGTGCTGCAGGACGTGGCCGGCTGGCTGCAGCGCGAGCTCACCGACCTGCGCGCGGTGCTGAGCCGCTGGGGCGGCGACGAGTTCGCGGTGCTCTACAGCCTGCAGGGCGCCCGCCAGGCGCCCGCGGCCATCGCCCAGGCGCTGATCCGGTCGATCTCTTTTGCCACCGCGCACTACGGCGGCCACCTGGGCGTGAGCATCGGGATCTCGGTGTCGGGCGACGCCGACATCGCCGACATGATCAGCTTCGCCGACGAAGCGCTCTACGAGGCCAAGCGCACCGGGCGCAACCGTTACCAGTTCTTCGACGCCCCGCTCAATCTGCGGCTGGGCACGCGCCGGGACGTGGAGCGCGACCTGCTCAACGCCATCGAGGCACGCGCCATCGGCGTCTGGTACCAGCCGATCATGGGCTGCGACGGCAAGCACATCCACAGCCTCGAGGCGCTGATGCGCTGGCACCATCCGCGTCACGGCCACATCGCGCCCGAGGAAGTGATCTTCGCGGCCGCCAACACCGGCGTCGCCGAGCCGCTGTTGCGGCACCTGGTCGACGAGGTCTGCCGGGCGATGCGCCAGCTCGAGGCCGCGGGCTCGGTGCTGGCGAACGTGCCGATCGCCATCAACGTGTCGCCGCGCGAGATGGCGCAGCTGGCGGTCGACGACATCGTGCTCGGCATGCTGAAGACGCGCGGCATCGCGCCGGCCCGGCTGCAGATCGAGATCACCGAAGAGGTCGCGCTCGACACCCACGCAACGCGCAGCCGCCTCAGCGCGCTGTCGGCGGCGGGCGTGACGATCGTGGTGGACGACTTCGGCGTGGGCTATTCGTCGCTGGCTTCGCTGCGCAGCGAATACGTGCGGCAGGTCAAGATCGACCGCAGCTTCATCCTGGGGCTGGCGGCATCGCCTGGCAACGTGGTGCTGGTCGATTCCATCGTGCAACTCGGCCGCTCGCTGAACATCCAGGTCGTGGCCGAAGGCGTGGAAACGCAGGAAGAACTCGACGTCCTGCGCACGCTGGGCTGCACGCTGGTGCAGGGCTACCACCTGGCACGGCCGGCGCCCCTGCCCGACATGACGGCATGGGCCGAGGCCCGGGCCAGGTCGGCCGCGATCATTTCGGCATCGGGCGCGAGCCCGGCCTGA
- a CDS encoding M20 family metallopeptidase: protein MTDYAKLDAWIDAHFDEEVQFLQQLVQVPTDTPPGNNAPHAERTAELLKDFGLDAEKHAVPTQEVKDYGLETITNLIVRRKYGNDGLTVALNAHGDVVPPGEGWTHDPYGGEIVDGSLYGRAAAVSKSDFASFTFALRALEAVAKPAKGSVELHFTYDEEFGGILGPGWLLDKGLTKPDLMIAAGFSYEVVTAHNGCLQMEVTVHGKMAHAAVPATGIDALQGATKILNALYAQNTLYQQVTSKVEGITHPYLNVGRIEGGTNTNVVPGKVVFKLDRRMIPEENPVEVEAAIRKVIADAAAESAGITVEIKRLLLANSMKPLAGNKPLVDAIQKHGHDVFGEPIKAMGTPLYTDVRLYVEAGIPGVIYGAGPRTVLESHAKRSDERVVLEDLRRATKVIARTLSDLLA, encoded by the coding sequence ATGACCGACTACGCAAAGCTCGACGCCTGGATCGACGCCCACTTCGACGAGGAAGTGCAATTCCTGCAGCAACTGGTGCAGGTGCCCACCGACACCCCGCCCGGCAACAACGCGCCGCACGCCGAGCGCACCGCCGAGCTGCTGAAGGACTTCGGCCTCGACGCCGAGAAGCACGCCGTGCCCACGCAGGAAGTGAAGGACTACGGCCTCGAAACGATCACCAACCTGATCGTGCGCCGCAAGTACGGCAACGACGGCCTGACGGTCGCGCTCAATGCCCACGGCGACGTGGTGCCCCCGGGCGAAGGCTGGACGCACGATCCGTACGGCGGCGAGATCGTCGACGGCAGCCTCTACGGCCGCGCCGCCGCCGTGAGCAAGAGCGACTTCGCGAGCTTCACCTTCGCGCTGCGCGCGCTCGAAGCCGTCGCCAAGCCGGCCAAGGGCAGCGTGGAGCTGCACTTCACCTACGACGAAGAGTTCGGCGGCATCCTCGGCCCGGGCTGGCTGCTCGACAAGGGCCTGACCAAGCCTGACCTGATGATCGCGGCCGGCTTCAGCTACGAGGTGGTCACCGCCCACAACGGCTGCCTGCAGATGGAAGTGACGGTGCACGGCAAGATGGCCCACGCCGCCGTGCCGGCCACAGGCATCGACGCGCTGCAGGGCGCCACGAAGATCCTCAATGCGCTGTATGCGCAGAACACGCTCTACCAGCAGGTCACGTCGAAGGTCGAGGGCATCACGCACCCGTACCTGAACGTGGGCCGCATCGAGGGCGGCACCAACACCAACGTCGTGCCCGGCAAGGTGGTGTTCAAGCTCGACCGCCGCATGATCCCCGAGGAGAACCCGGTGGAAGTCGAAGCCGCGATCCGCAAGGTGATTGCCGATGCCGCGGCCGAGAGCGCCGGGATCACCGTCGAGATCAAGCGCCTGCTGCTCGCCAACTCGATGAAGCCGCTGGCCGGCAACAAGCCGCTGGTCGATGCGATCCAGAAGCACGGCCATGACGTGTTCGGCGAACCGATCAAGGCCATGGGCACGCCCCTGTACACCGACGTGCGCCTGTACGTCGAGGCCGGCATTCCGGGCGTGATCTACGGGGCCGGTCCGCGCACCGTGCTGGAGTCGCACGCCAAGCGCAGCGACGAGCGCGTGGTACTCGAAGACCTGCGCCGCGCCACCAAGGTGATCGCGCGCACGCTCAGCGATCTGCTGGCCTGA
- the uraD gene encoding 2-oxo-4-hydroxy-4-carboxy-5-ureidoimidazoline decarboxylase, translating to MSLTIAQLNAAVPATAVALLDGIYEHSPWIAQRALAARPFRSLAHLKHALVRALAESSADEQIGLIRAHPELAGKAMVSKTLTAESTNEQSKAGLTDCTPEEFAKIQQLNADYNAKFGFPFILAVRGPRGAGLAKREIIETFARRLHNHPAFELGEALRNIHRIAEIRLDDKFAADISLGNDVWDWQEQLSVHTDPGYAEKGQLTVTYLTDAHRACAAQISALMSDVGFDSVHIDAVGNVVGRYEATQPGARTLLTGSHYDTVRNGGKYDGRLGIFVPIACVRELKRQNKRLPFAFEVVGFAEEEGQRYKATFLGSGALIGHFDQRWLDQKDADGVTMREAMQHAGLKQEDIPKIQRDPARYLGFVEVHIEQGPVLTELDLPLGIVTSINGSVRYVGEVIGMASHAGTTPMDRRRDAAAAVAELILYTEQRAAKDGDSVGTVGMLEVPSGSINVVPGRCKFSLDLRAPNNAQRDALATDVVGALKDICERRGVRFELEETMRAAAAPSAPAWQQRWEKAVDALGIPLFRMPSGAGHDAMKLHEVMPQAMLFVRGINSGISHNPLESSTNDDIQLAVQAFQGLLDNLAAEQAH from the coding sequence ATGAGCCTCACCATCGCCCAACTCAACGCCGCCGTGCCGGCCACCGCCGTCGCGCTGCTCGACGGCATCTACGAGCACTCGCCCTGGATCGCGCAGCGCGCGCTGGCGGCCCGTCCCTTCCGCTCGCTCGCGCACCTCAAGCATGCGCTGGTGCGCGCGCTGGCCGAGTCGTCGGCCGACGAGCAGATCGGCCTGATCCGCGCCCACCCGGAGCTGGCGGGCAAGGCCATGGTCAGCAAGACGCTGACGGCCGAATCGACCAACGAGCAGAGCAAGGCCGGCCTGACCGACTGCACGCCCGAGGAGTTCGCGAAGATCCAGCAGCTCAACGCCGACTACAACGCGAAGTTCGGCTTCCCGTTCATCCTGGCCGTGCGCGGCCCGCGCGGCGCCGGGCTGGCCAAGCGCGAGATCATCGAGACCTTCGCGCGCCGGCTGCACAACCATCCGGCTTTCGAGCTGGGCGAGGCGCTGCGCAACATCCACCGCATTGCCGAGATTCGCCTGGACGACAAGTTTGCCGCCGACATCTCGCTCGGCAACGACGTGTGGGACTGGCAGGAGCAGCTCTCGGTGCACACCGACCCCGGCTACGCCGAGAAGGGCCAGCTCACCGTCACGTACCTGACCGACGCGCACCGCGCCTGCGCCGCGCAGATCAGCGCGCTGATGAGCGACGTGGGTTTCGACTCGGTTCACATCGACGCGGTGGGCAACGTGGTGGGCCGCTACGAGGCCACGCAGCCGGGCGCGCGCACGCTGCTCACCGGCTCCCACTACGACACCGTGCGCAACGGCGGCAAGTACGACGGCCGCCTCGGCATCTTCGTGCCGATCGCCTGCGTGCGCGAACTCAAGCGGCAGAACAAGCGGCTGCCCTTCGCCTTCGAGGTGGTGGGCTTCGCCGAAGAAGAGGGCCAGCGCTACAAGGCGACCTTCCTGGGCTCCGGCGCGCTCATCGGCCACTTCGACCAGCGCTGGCTCGACCAGAAGGACGCCGACGGCGTGACCATGCGCGAGGCCATGCAGCACGCGGGCCTGAAGCAGGAAGACATCCCGAAGATCCAGCGCGATCCGGCGCGCTACCTCGGCTTCGTCGAGGTGCATATCGAACAGGGCCCGGTGCTCACCGAGCTCGACCTGCCGCTGGGCATCGTCACCTCCATCAACGGCAGCGTGCGCTACGTGGGCGAAGTGATCGGCATGGCCAGCCACGCCGGCACCACGCCCATGGACCGCCGGCGCGACGCGGCCGCCGCGGTGGCCGAGCTGATCCTCTACACCGAACAGCGCGCCGCGAAGGACGGCGATTCGGTCGGCACCGTCGGCATGCTCGAAGTCCCGAGCGGCTCGATCAACGTGGTGCCGGGCCGCTGCAAGTTCAGCCTGGACCTGCGCGCGCCCAACAACGCGCAGCGCGACGCGCTGGCCACCGACGTGGTCGGCGCGCTGAAGGACATCTGCGAGCGACGCGGCGTGCGCTTCGAGCTCGAAGAAACGATGCGCGCCGCCGCCGCGCCCAGCGCCCCCGCCTGGCAGCAGCGCTGGGAAAAGGCCGTCGACGCGCTCGGCATTCCGCTTTTCCGCATGCCCAGCGGCGCCGGCCACGACGCCATGAAGCTGCACGAGGTGATGCCGCAGGCCATGCTCTTCGTGCGCGGCATCAACTCGGGCATCAGCCACAACCCGCTCGAATCGAGCACCAACGACGACATCCAGCTCGCGGTGCAGGCCTTCCAGGGCCTGCTGGACAACCTCGCCGCCGAACAAGCCCACTGA
- the puuE gene encoding allantoinase PuuE: MTVYDSTLPYPRDLVGYGRNPPHARWPGGARVAVQFVLNYEEGGENATLHGDAGSEQFLSEMFNPASFPDRHISMEGIYEYGSRAGVWRILREFEKRGLPLTVFGVGMALQRYPELTAAFKELGHEIACHGWRWIHYQNIDEATEREHMRLGMEAIEKLTGERALGWYTGRDSPRTRRLVADYGGFEYDSDYYGDDLPFWMKVHKTDGSVVPQLIVPYTLDVNDMRFALPQGYSHADPFFQYMKDTFDALYAEGDPAGDDSPKMMSIGMHCRLLGRPGRITALQRFLDHIAQHDKVWVCRRVDIARHWKQAHPFEAGAAS, from the coding sequence ATGACCGTCTACGACTCCACCTTGCCCTACCCCCGTGACCTCGTCGGCTACGGCCGCAACCCGCCCCACGCCCGATGGCCCGGCGGCGCACGCGTCGCGGTGCAGTTCGTGCTGAACTACGAAGAAGGCGGCGAGAACGCCACGCTGCACGGCGACGCGGGCTCCGAGCAGTTCCTCTCCGAGATGTTCAACCCGGCGAGCTTTCCCGACCGGCACATCAGCATGGAAGGCATCTACGAATACGGCTCGCGCGCCGGCGTGTGGCGCATCCTGCGCGAGTTCGAAAAACGCGGCCTGCCGCTCACCGTGTTCGGCGTGGGCATGGCGCTGCAGCGCTACCCCGAGCTGACCGCTGCCTTCAAGGAGCTGGGCCACGAAATCGCCTGCCACGGCTGGCGCTGGATCCATTACCAGAACATCGACGAAGCCACCGAGCGCGAACACATGCGCCTGGGCATGGAAGCGATCGAGAAGCTCACCGGCGAACGCGCCCTGGGCTGGTACACCGGCCGCGACAGCCCCCGCACCCGGCGCCTCGTGGCCGACTACGGCGGCTTCGAGTACGACAGCGACTACTACGGCGACGACCTGCCCTTCTGGATGAAGGTGCACAAGACCGACGGCAGCGTGGTGCCGCAGCTCATCGTGCCCTACACCCTCGACGTGAACGACATGCGCTTCGCGCTGCCGCAGGGCTACTCGCACGCCGATCCGTTCTTCCAGTACATGAAGGACACCTTCGACGCGCTCTACGCCGAAGGCGACCCGGCCGGCGACGACAGCCCGAAGATGATGAGCATCGGCATGCACTGCCGCCTGCTCGGACGGCCCGGCCGCATCACCGCGCTGCAGCGCTTCCTGGACCACATCGCACAGCACGACAAGGTGTGGGTCTGCCGCCGCGTCGACATCGCGCGCCACTGGAAGCAGGCGCACCCCTTCGAAGCTGGAGCCGCATCATGA
- a CDS encoding GntR family transcriptional regulator — protein sequence MKNMESSTTRSIVDALTKAIVEHRLQPGTKLAEQKLADHFGVSRTLVRQALFQLSQNKLIRLEPARGAFVAAPAVDEAKQVFAVRRMLEAEMTREFVRTVTPAKIKALKEHVALEKSAVSGEDISGRTELLGDFHVRMAELMGNQVLAQILGELISRCALITLMYQSTSAAEHSNDEHADIVKALAARDEERAVRLMTEHLEHVEANLTFDRKVPTNDISLALS from the coding sequence ATGAAAAACATGGAGTCCTCCACCACCCGTTCGATCGTCGATGCCCTCACGAAGGCCATCGTCGAGCACCGGCTTCAGCCCGGCACCAAGCTGGCCGAGCAGAAGCTGGCCGATCACTTCGGCGTGTCGCGCACGCTGGTGCGGCAGGCCCTGTTCCAACTCTCGCAGAACAAGCTCATCCGGCTCGAACCCGCGCGCGGCGCCTTCGTGGCAGCACCCGCTGTCGACGAAGCCAAGCAGGTGTTCGCCGTGCGCCGCATGCTCGAGGCCGAGATGACGCGCGAGTTCGTGCGCACCGTCACGCCCGCCAAGATCAAGGCGCTGAAGGAGCACGTGGCGCTCGAAAAATCGGCCGTGTCGGGCGAAGACATCTCCGGGCGCACCGAACTTCTGGGCGACTTCCACGTGCGCATGGCCGAGCTCATGGGCAACCAGGTGCTGGCGCAGATCCTGGGCGAGCTGATCTCGCGCTGCGCCCTCATCACGCTGATGTACCAGAGCACCAGCGCGGCCGAGCACTCCAACGACGAGCACGCCGACATCGTGAAGGCCCTGGCCGCGCGCGATGAAGAACGCGCCGTGCGCCTCATGACCGAACACCTCGAGCACGTCGAGGCCAACCTGACCTTCGACCGCAAGGTCCCCACCAACGACATCTCGCTGGCGCTGTCCTGA
- the uraH gene encoding hydroxyisourate hydrolase, which translates to MGLSTHVLDTMHGGPAAGMEVALYTTDGDAATLVKRFTLNSDGRGDGPLYDNNSLKVGTYRLVFDVAGYFKARGVELPEPNFLNKVSLDFGVAHTDQHYHVPLLVSPWSYSTYRGS; encoded by the coding sequence ATGGGCCTGAGCACTCACGTACTGGACACGATGCATGGCGGCCCCGCCGCGGGCATGGAGGTGGCGCTGTACACCACCGACGGCGATGCCGCCACGCTGGTCAAGCGCTTCACGCTGAATTCGGACGGCCGCGGCGACGGGCCGCTCTACGACAACAACTCGCTGAAGGTCGGCACCTACCGGCTGGTGTTCGACGTGGCGGGTTATTTCAAGGCCCGCGGCGTCGAGCTGCCGGAGCCGAATTTCCTGAACAAGGTGTCGCTGGACTTCGGCGTGGCGCACACCGACCAGCACTATCACGTGCCTCTGCTCGTGAGCCCGTGGAGCTACTCCACCTACCGCGGCTCCTGA
- the xdhC gene encoding xanthine dehydrogenase accessory protein XdhC, with protein MSGAVDQLLARLRHEDGVLVRVESTQGSAPREAGTWMAVWADGLTATIGGGQLEFQATKESRELLAGTRAPFDGIQRYPLGPSLGQCCGGVMFLSYQRITAADAPALQRELVAQLKPVALFGGGHVGAALARLLAALPFAVRWIDSRDGVFPEELPAQIDTEHSEPVQDAVAALAPGSRVLIMSFSHAEDFDVVVACLKRMRERNDLPYVGLIGSKTKWATFSHRLEARGFGPDELARITCPIGVPGITGKEPEVIAVAVAAQLLQSLG; from the coding sequence ATGAGCGGTGCGGTCGACCAACTGCTGGCGCGTCTTCGCCACGAAGACGGCGTGCTGGTGCGCGTCGAGTCCACGCAGGGCTCGGCGCCGCGCGAAGCCGGCACCTGGATGGCGGTGTGGGCCGACGGGCTCACGGCCACCATCGGCGGCGGCCAGCTCGAATTCCAGGCCACGAAGGAGTCGCGCGAGCTGCTCGCCGGCACGCGCGCGCCGTTCGACGGCATCCAGCGCTACCCGCTCGGCCCGAGCCTGGGGCAGTGCTGCGGCGGGGTGATGTTCCTGTCGTACCAGCGCATCACCGCGGCCGATGCGCCGGCGCTGCAGCGCGAACTGGTCGCGCAGCTCAAGCCCGTGGCGCTGTTCGGCGGCGGGCATGTGGGCGCCGCGCTGGCGCGCCTGCTGGCGGCGCTGCCGTTCGCGGTGCGCTGGATCGACAGCCGCGACGGCGTTTTCCCCGAAGAGCTGCCCGCGCAGATCGACACCGAGCATTCCGAGCCGGTGCAGGACGCCGTGGCCGCGCTCGCGCCGGGCAGCCGCGTGCTGATCATGAGCTTCAGCCATGCCGAGGACTTCGACGTCGTCGTCGCCTGCCTCAAGCGCATGCGCGAGCGCAACGACCTGCCGTACGTGGGCCTGATCGGCAGCAAGACCAAGTGGGCCACCTTCAGCCACCGGCTCGAGGCGCGGGGCTTCGGGCCCGACGAACTGGCCCGCATCACCTGCCCGATCGGCGTGCCCGGCATCACCGGCAAGGAGCCCGAGGTGATCGCCGTGGCGGTGGCGGCACAGTTGTTGCAATCGCTGGGCTGA